The proteins below are encoded in one region of Paenacidovorax monticola:
- a CDS encoding OsmC family protein — protein MAIELRRIPGAPMAQAVSIRSHELVADGSVEEGGADSGPSPHDLYDAALGACKALTLLWYARRKGLPVQDVQTVIERDASAERSGTYRLAARLQVSGDLTDAQIAELETVVHKCPVHKLMTAVTTEISTSVERMP, from the coding sequence ATGGCAATCGAATTGCGGCGCATTCCCGGCGCCCCCATGGCCCAGGCGGTGAGCATCCGCAGCCACGAACTCGTGGCCGACGGCAGTGTGGAGGAGGGCGGTGCCGACAGCGGCCCAAGCCCGCACGATCTCTACGACGCCGCCCTGGGCGCCTGCAAGGCGCTCACCCTGCTCTGGTACGCGCGCCGCAAGGGCCTGCCGGTGCAGGACGTGCAGACGGTGATCGAGCGCGACGCCTCGGCCGAGCGCAGCGGCACCTACCGCCTCGCGGCGCGGCTGCAGGTGAGCGGCGACCTCACCGACGCGCAGATCGCAGAGCTGGAGACCGTCGTGCACAAGTGCCCGGTGCACAAGCTCATGACCGCCGTGACGACCGAGATCAGCACCTCGGTGGAGCGCATGCCATGA
- a CDS encoding DoxX family protein: protein MSTALQNPLALAGRILLAALFVPAGIGKITGFAGTVGYATAMGMPMPSVGVAVGLAIELFGGLALLLGFGTRIAAVALAVFTLVASFIFHAYWAQPADAQMMQQLLFFKNIAVTGGLLAFAAFGAGAWSVDAARTAR, encoded by the coding sequence ATGTCCACCGCTTTGCAAAACCCCCTGGCCCTCGCAGGCCGCATCCTCCTGGCCGCGCTGTTCGTGCCCGCCGGCATCGGCAAGATCACCGGCTTTGCCGGCACCGTGGGCTACGCCACGGCCATGGGCATGCCCATGCCTTCGGTGGGCGTGGCCGTGGGGCTGGCGATCGAGCTGTTCGGCGGCCTCGCGCTGCTGCTGGGCTTTGGTACCCGCATCGCCGCCGTGGCCCTGGCCGTGTTCACGCTGGTGGCCAGCTTCATCTTCCACGCCTACTGGGCACAACCGGCCGACGCGCAGATGATGCAGCAGCTCCTGTTCTTCAAGAACATCGCCGTCACGGGTGGCCTGCTGGCCTTCGCGGCCTTCGGCGCCGGGGCCTGGAGTGTGGACGCCGCGCGCACGGCCCGCTGA
- a CDS encoding pirin family protein — protein sequence MLTLRKSQDRGHADHGWLNSYHSFSFAGYYDPRHMGWGNLRVINEDRIAPGTGFGTHGHRDMEIISYVLSGELAHQDSMGNVVGIPPGDVQRMSAGSGVMHSEFNHAKGQTTHFLQIWIEPNVRGIAPSYEQKSFADADKRGRLRRVASPDGAEGSVTLHADATLYAGLFDGSEAARLPIAPGRKAYVHLVRGALEVNGQPLQAGDAALLEGESAVALAQGREAEVLVFDLEA from the coding sequence ATGCTGACTCTGCGCAAATCCCAGGACCGCGGCCATGCCGACCATGGCTGGCTCAACTCGTACCACAGCTTCTCGTTCGCGGGCTACTACGATCCGCGCCACATGGGCTGGGGCAACCTGCGCGTCATCAACGAAGACCGCATTGCCCCCGGCACCGGCTTCGGCACGCACGGCCACCGCGACATGGAGATCATCAGCTACGTGCTGTCGGGCGAACTGGCCCACCAGGACAGCATGGGCAACGTCGTGGGCATTCCCCCCGGCGACGTGCAGCGCATGAGCGCCGGCAGCGGCGTGATGCACAGCGAGTTCAACCACGCCAAGGGCCAGACCACGCACTTCCTGCAGATCTGGATCGAGCCCAACGTGCGCGGCATCGCGCCGAGCTATGAGCAAAAGAGCTTCGCCGATGCCGACAAGCGCGGCCGCCTGCGCCGCGTGGCCTCGCCCGACGGTGCCGAAGGCTCGGTCACCCTCCATGCGGACGCCACGCTCTACGCGGGCCTGTTCGATGGCTCGGAAGCCGCGCGCCTGCCCATCGCGCCGGGCCGCAAGGCCTATGTGCACCTGGTGCGCGGTGCGCTGGAGGTCAACGGCCAGCCGTTGCAGGCGGGCGACGCAGCCCTGCTGGAAGGCGAGAGCGCCGTGGCGCTGGCCCAGGGCCGCGAGGCCGAGGTGCTGGTTTTCGATCTGGAAGCCTGA
- a CDS encoding LysR family transcriptional regulator → MPLARDVLTPDALAMLQAISETGSFAAAARRLGLVPSALTYRVRQIEDALDVLLFDRSARQARPTQAGAELLREGARLLEDLDAVAHRVRRVATGWEPQLTVVSDGLISRTTLLELVEAFYALSPPTRLKLRDGILTGTLEALTSGRADLAIGVAVNASNVAGLQARVLGDALFVFVVAPHHPLAAESEPITDAQLLQHRAVAVADSAQRGGATMGLLGGQDVLTVDTMQAKIQAQLRGLGCGFLPEPMVRPYVEAGHLVVRRVARPERMVRLHYAWGGPSLAAPGRALQWWLDQLGSTATRRALVENHHHF, encoded by the coding sequence ATGCCCCTCGCCCGCGATGTGCTCACCCCCGACGCCCTGGCCATGCTCCAGGCCATCTCCGAGACCGGCAGCTTCGCCGCGGCGGCGCGCCGGCTGGGCCTGGTGCCCAGCGCGCTGACCTACCGCGTGCGCCAGATCGAGGACGCGCTCGACGTGCTGCTGTTCGACCGCAGCGCACGCCAGGCCCGCCCCACGCAGGCCGGCGCCGAGCTGCTGCGCGAGGGCGCGCGCCTGCTCGAAGACCTGGACGCCGTGGCCCACCGCGTGCGGCGCGTGGCCACGGGCTGGGAGCCCCAGCTCACGGTGGTGTCCGACGGCCTGATCTCGCGCACCACGCTGCTGGAACTGGTGGAGGCGTTCTACGCGCTATCGCCGCCCACGCGGCTCAAGCTGCGCGACGGCATCCTCACGGGCACGCTTGAGGCGCTGACCTCGGGCCGCGCGGACCTGGCCATCGGCGTGGCCGTGAACGCCAGCAACGTGGCGGGGCTGCAGGCGCGCGTGCTGGGCGATGCGCTGTTCGTCTTCGTGGTCGCGCCGCACCACCCGCTCGCGGCGGAGAGCGAGCCCATCACCGACGCCCAGTTGCTGCAGCACCGCGCCGTGGCCGTGGCCGACTCGGCCCAGCGCGGTGGCGCCACCATGGGCCTGCTGGGAGGGCAGGACGTGCTCACCGTGGACACCATGCAGGCCAAGATCCAGGCCCAGTTGCGCGGCCTGGGGTGCGGCTTCCTGCCCGAGCCCATGGTGCGGCCCTACGTGGAGGCCGGCCACCTCGTGGTGCGCCGCGTGGCGCGGCCCGAACGCATGGTGCGGCTGCACTACGCCTGGGGCGGGCCCAGCCTGGCCGCGCCCGGCCGGGCGCTGCAGTGGTGGCTGGACCAGCTCGGCAGCACGGCGACGCGGCGCGCGCTGGTGGAAAACCATCACCATTTCTGA
- a CDS encoding NAD(P)/FAD-dependent oxidoreductase, producing the protein MTASSPRSSTRLRRRNAPAPRHFAVVGAGMAGVACARTLVQAGHEVTVFEQSDRPGGRMATLDSPFGGFDAGAQYFTVRDARFERALQTVPGLCRPWSANTVRVLDAAGRVAAAALPPRESHWVASPGMESLVGTWAAPLQQAGRLHTRTRVVGIERDRLHPLAWQLATEGADGGRHVHAGFDAVLLAQPAAQARELLETSDIASAVNAPLGGVDVAPCWTLMLAFPQAVRPGLTTLGPQWNAARSTHHRIAWLARESSKPGRSQLERWTVQASPAWSQEHLEDDPQRVQAKLRKAFSEVTGIRAEPAHSEVRRWRHAQTRTPLGRSHLWDAASGLGACGDWCLGHRVEDAFVSGLELALAVA; encoded by the coding sequence ATGACCGCCTCCAGCCCCCGCTCCAGCACCCGCCTGCGACGCCGCAACGCCCCGGCCCCGCGCCATTTCGCCGTCGTGGGCGCCGGCATGGCGGGCGTGGCCTGCGCGCGCACGCTCGTGCAGGCAGGCCATGAAGTCACGGTGTTCGAACAGTCGGACCGCCCCGGCGGCCGCATGGCCACGCTCGATTCGCCTTTCGGCGGCTTCGACGCGGGCGCCCAGTACTTCACCGTGCGCGACGCGCGCTTCGAGCGCGCGCTGCAGACCGTGCCGGGCCTGTGCCGCCCCTGGAGCGCCAACACCGTGCGCGTGCTGGACGCCGCCGGCCGCGTGGCCGCCGCCGCCCTGCCCCCGCGCGAATCGCACTGGGTGGCCAGCCCGGGCATGGAATCCCTCGTCGGCACCTGGGCCGCGCCGCTGCAACAGGCCGGCCGCCTGCACACCCGCACGCGCGTGGTGGGCATTGAGCGCGACCGGCTGCACCCGCTGGCCTGGCAACTGGCCACCGAGGGAGCAGACGGCGGCCGTCACGTGCATGCCGGCTTCGATGCCGTGCTGCTCGCGCAGCCCGCCGCGCAGGCGCGGGAGCTGCTGGAGACCTCCGACATCGCGAGTGCCGTGAACGCCCCGCTGGGCGGCGTGGACGTGGCGCCGTGCTGGACGCTGATGCTGGCCTTCCCCCAGGCCGTGCGGCCCGGCCTGACGACCCTGGGCCCGCAGTGGAACGCCGCGCGCAGCACGCACCACCGCATCGCCTGGCTGGCGCGCGAATCCTCCAAGCCGGGGCGCAGCCAGCTCGAGCGCTGGACCGTGCAGGCCAGCCCCGCCTGGTCGCAGGAGCACCTGGAGGACGATCCCCAGCGCGTGCAGGCCAAGCTGCGCAAGGCCTTCTCCGAGGTCACCGGCATCCGTGCCGAGCCGGCCCACAGCGAGGTGCGCCGCTGGCGCCATGCCCAGACCCGCACGCCGCTGGGCCGCAGCCACCTGTGGGACGCGGCTTCGGGCCTGGGCGCCTGCGGCGACTGGTGCCTGGGCCACCGCGTGGAGGACGCCTTCGTTTCCGGGCTGGAACTGGCCCTGGCCGTCGCTTGA
- the trmB gene encoding tRNA (guanosine(46)-N7)-methyltransferase TrmB gives MTEPHSSPAANGPATSDDAQPEGSAPTGVAYPKTIKSFVRRAGRTTTGQAKAFSELGPRFLLSYAPAPLDANAAFGRAAPLILEIGFGMGEATAHIARVRPDDNFLCCEVHEPGVGALLKRIGEQDITNIRILQHDAVEVLDHMLPPGSLDGVHIFFPDPWHKKKHNKRRLIQPPLVAKLAARLKPGGYIHCATDWQPYAEQMLEVLSAEALLSNTAEGYAPQPDYRPLTKFENRGLRLGHGVWDVVFVRRN, from the coding sequence GTGACCGAACCGCATTCTTCTCCGGCCGCCAATGGCCCCGCCACCTCCGACGACGCGCAGCCCGAGGGCAGCGCGCCCACCGGCGTGGCCTATCCCAAGACGATCAAGAGCTTCGTGCGCCGCGCCGGACGCACCACCACGGGCCAGGCCAAGGCGTTCTCCGAACTGGGCCCGCGCTTCCTGCTTTCGTACGCCCCGGCGCCGCTGGACGCCAACGCCGCCTTCGGCCGCGCGGCCCCGCTGATCCTGGAGATCGGCTTCGGCATGGGCGAGGCCACGGCCCACATCGCGCGCGTGCGCCCGGACGACAACTTCCTGTGCTGCGAGGTGCATGAACCCGGCGTGGGCGCCCTGCTCAAACGCATCGGCGAGCAGGACATCACCAACATCCGCATCCTGCAGCACGATGCCGTGGAGGTCCTGGACCACATGCTGCCGCCCGGCAGCCTCGACGGCGTGCATATCTTCTTTCCCGACCCCTGGCACAAGAAGAAGCACAACAAGCGCCGCCTGATCCAGCCCCCGCTGGTGGCCAAGCTGGCCGCCCGCCTCAAGCCGGGAGGCTACATCCATTGCGCCACCGACTGGCAGCCCTATGCCGAGCAGATGCTCGAAGTGCTGTCGGCCGAGGCGCTGCTGTCCAACACGGCCGAGGGCTACGCGCCCCAGCCCGACTACCGCCCCCTCACCAAGTTCGAGAACCGCGGCCTGCGGCTCGGCCATGGCGTGTGGGACGTGGTGTTCGTGCGCCGCAACTAG
- a CDS encoding GGDEF domain-containing protein encodes MKPILQNLVEMTGHRDHLRLEVSVLSTLQKLSSIVDIRALEVFTRGGGSWVRPRTWLDHGQWVSTDSEAAQDPRREPLERYPALQQCINSQGTSAQHSPRKGRYTLWLPVWMHNKVGTCLEITQSRAFSAHKLDVIMGIFQVYQNYQSLLDYSERDALTGLFNRKTFDEQFARYATPGVGARGGVEAIPPEDEDETDGPLQQWLAVVDIDHFKQVNDRFGHLYGDEVLILIANILRSSFRSHDRIFRFGGEEFVVLLRSTTLKTAHKVFNRFRETVLEHEFPQVGRVTVSIGFVATAHGSPVEILGQADQALYFAKENGRNRVCYYDDLVNGGHLQAKVANDDVELF; translated from the coding sequence ATGAAGCCCATTCTCCAGAACCTGGTCGAGATGACCGGCCACCGCGACCATCTGCGGCTCGAGGTTTCGGTGCTGTCCACGCTGCAGAAGCTCAGCAGCATCGTGGACATCCGGGCGCTGGAGGTGTTCACGCGCGGCGGAGGCTCCTGGGTGCGCCCGCGCACCTGGCTGGACCATGGGCAATGGGTCTCCACCGATTCCGAGGCCGCACAGGACCCGCGCCGCGAGCCCCTGGAGCGCTACCCCGCGCTGCAGCAGTGCATCAACTCGCAGGGCACCAGCGCGCAGCATTCGCCGCGCAAGGGCCGCTACACGCTGTGGCTGCCCGTGTGGATGCACAACAAGGTCGGCACCTGCCTGGAGATCACCCAGTCGCGTGCCTTCTCGGCGCACAAGCTGGATGTGATCATGGGGATCTTTCAGGTCTACCAGAACTACCAGAGCCTGTTGGACTACAGTGAGCGCGATGCGCTCACGGGCCTGTTCAACCGCAAGACCTTCGACGAGCAGTTCGCACGCTACGCCACGCCCGGCGTGGGTGCCCGCGGCGGCGTGGAGGCCATCCCACCCGAGGACGAGGACGAAACGGACGGCCCCCTGCAGCAATGGCTGGCCGTGGTGGACATCGACCACTTCAAGCAGGTCAACGACCGCTTCGGCCACCTGTATGGCGACGAAGTGCTGATCCTGATCGCCAACATCCTGCGCAGCTCGTTCCGCAGCCACGACCGCATCTTCCGTTTCGGCGGCGAGGAGTTCGTGGTGCTGCTGCGCTCCACCACGCTCAAGACGGCGCACAAGGTGTTCAACCGTTTCCGCGAGACGGTGCTGGAGCATGAGTTCCCGCAAGTGGGCCGCGTCACGGTGAGCATCGGCTTCGTGGCCACGGCCCACGGCTCCCCGGTCGAGATCCTCGGCCAGGCGGACCAGGCGCTCTACTTCGCCAAGGAGAACGGGCGCAACCGCGTGTGCTACTACGACGACCTGGTAAACGGAGGCCACCTGCAGGCCAAGGTGGCCAACGACGACGTGGAGCTTTTCTAG